The Impatiens glandulifera chromosome 3, dImpGla2.1, whole genome shotgun sequence genome contains a region encoding:
- the LOC124931407 gene encoding vacuolar protein sorting-associated protein 2 homolog 3-like → MNIFSKKPTAKEALRQSRRDMTNATRGIEREITTLQSEEKKLVVEIKRTAKTGNEAATKMLARQLIQLRQQISKLQTSRAQMRGIATHTQAMSAQSSVAAGMKGATDAMSAMNKQMAPAKQIQVMKEFQKQSAQMDMTSEMMSDSIDDVLDSDEAEEETDELTNQVLDEIGIDVASQLSSAPKGKIAGKKTEEISSSGIDDLEKRLASLRNP, encoded by the exons ATGAATATCTTCTCCAAAAAACCCACCGCCAAAG AGGCCCTCAGACAGAGTAGACGAGACATGACAAATGCCACCAGAG GTATTGAGAGAGAAATTACAACTTTACAATCCGAA GAAAAGAAACTTGTTGTGGAGATAAAAAGAACTGCAAAAACAGGAAATGAG GCTGCAACTAAGATGTTAGCACGTCAGTTAATCCAACTTAGACAACAAATTTCCAAATTGCAAACTAGTCGAGCACAAATGAGAGGCATAGCTACTCATACACAG GCAATGTCTGCTCAATCATCAGTTGCTGCAGGGATGAAGGGAGCCACTGATGCGATGTCTGCAATGAATAAG CAAATGGCACCAGCTAAGCAGATTCAGGTTATGAAGGAATTCCAGAAGCAGTCGGCACAAATGGACATGACT TCAGAAATGATGTCCGATAGCATAGATGATGTTCTGGATAGCGATGAGGCTGAGGAAGAAACTGATGAGCTAACTAACCAG GTCCTGGATGAAATTGGCATTGATGTTGCCTCACAG TTATCTTCTGCACCAAAGGGGAAAATCGCTGGTAAGAAGACTGAGGAAATCAGCAG TTCTGGCATTGATGATCTAGAGAAAAGGTTGGCATCCTTACGAAACCCATGA